The following DNA comes from Bos indicus isolate NIAB-ARS_2022 breed Sahiwal x Tharparkar chromosome 3, NIAB-ARS_B.indTharparkar_mat_pri_1.0, whole genome shotgun sequence.
gcaccagccctgagcttcCCGGTAGCCAAAGCGTGAAAGGAAACGCGAGCAGCCGCGGGATCGGGAAGCCGGTTCCTAAGACCATGCAGCCCAGAGCAGGTCTCCCGTGGAATCCCGAGCGCGGCGCCCGGCTCGCGGTTCCGGGGGTCACCGGTAACGGTGCCCGCGATCTCAGCGGCGCCCAGTTTTGGGGCAGGTGTTCGGGAGGGACACGGCGGGGCGGGCCGCGAGGGGGTAGGGGTCCCGGCGCGACCACCGCCCGCTCTGTGCCAGGCGCGGTGCGCACGCGGGAGTGCGCGGAGCCCGAGCCCGGCCCGCGCGTTCCCGCCGCGGTGCCGGCCGCGCGCCCGGAGGACGacgaggaggcggcggcggggggCGCGGGCGTGCTGGCGCTGCTGGCCGCGCCCCTGGCCCCCGGCCCGCGGGCGCAGCGCGTCGAGGCCGCCTTCCACTGCCGCCTGCGCCGGGACGCGTCGGTGGAGCGGCGCGCGCTGCACGAGCTCGGCCTCTACTACGTGGTGAgtccgggccgggccgggccgggccggggccgGGCGGGCGCGGCGCGGCGGGCCCGGGGTGACCGTCTGTGCGCCTGCAGCCCGACGCCGAGGGCGCCTTCCGCCGCGGCCCAGGCCTGAACCTGACCAGCGGCCAGTACACGGCGCCCGTCGCTGGCTTCTACGCGCTCGCCGCCACGCTGCACGTGGGTGAGGCCCGGACCCGGgcttggggaggggtgggggtcgcCCCGCCGCCCTCGCGCCCCGCCACCCGGTGATCACTGCCCCCGCGCCTCCCCTGCAGCGCTGGCCGAGGCGCCGAGGCGGGGGCCTCTGCGCCCCCGGGACCGCCTGCGTCTGCTCATCTGCCTGGAGTCCCGGTGCCAGCACCATGCGTGAGTGGGCGCCTGCCTCTTCCCTCGGGGCTTTCCCCCGCCTGCTGGCAAGGTTCCTCCAGCCTCCTGGCGCCCGCCCGCTGCCTCAAACCGACCCTCCGCAGCCCGCACCCGCCACCCCggtctccccacctcctccatccCACCTGAACCCAAAAGGGGCTGACTATACCATCccttgaggagaaggcaatggcaccccactccagtactcttgcctggaaaatcccatggacggaggagcctggtgggctgcagtccatggggtcgctgagggtcggacaggactgagcgacttcactttcacttttcactttcatgcattggagaaggaaatggcaacccactccagtgttcttgcctggagaatcccagggacgggggagcctggtgggctgccgtctatggggtcgcacagagtcggacacaactgaaggagctcagcagcagcagcccatcccGCGATCGAGATGCCAGCGTCGAGTCCTCAGAGGCCTCCCCTGCCCGGTCTGTGCGCAGGGCCCCTCCCCATCACTCTGCCGACCCATCCATCCTCCGGTTGATGTCGGTTCAGAAGGGCTGGGCTGCCCTTTCTGTACCCCTGCGCCCAGACAGCCCGGGCGGAGAGCAGGTGTGCCACAGTAGTGGCAGAAGGCGTGCAGGAGTGAAGTTCACATCTCACTCCAGTTTGGGAAGCTGCGCAGGGCTTGGCCTGAACCCAGACTCCCAGCGGCCCGCCTCGCACCTCCAGCTGCCCCGTCGGAGCCTGGACTTGCGGCCCTGGCGGCACACACTCCGTCCTGTGCGCTTCAGTCCTGTACTCACTCCTGTTGGGGACCCAGCCCAGATCCCCAACGCCCCCCCAGAAGCCTGGCCAAGGCTGCCGTTTCCGTGGTGCCTGGCCGGGTGCTGGGTGATGGGGGACACATTGCAGGTGGTGTGCGGGGTCTGGGGCCGGGGTCTCAGGCGCCCCCTCTGTCTCCTTTGGCCACAGCTCCCTGGAGGCCGTCGTGGGGCTGGAGGGCAGCAGCGAGCTCTTTACCATCTCGGTCAACGGCGTTCTCTATCTGCAGGTATGTGGGGCAGGATCCACCGTGGGGGACCACCGCTGGCAGGGAGACGTGCTGGTGGGCTCGGGAGCTGTGGGTGCAGTGCCCCCCGCCTCCAAGCCCTGATGAGGGTCAGGGCAGCATGGAGCACTCTCACTGGTCCTGGCAGAAGCAAGCTGTTACTGGGTCTCCCTTCCCCGCATCTGGCCTGCCCCCGACACCTGTCCTCTGCTCTGCTCCTCTGTCTGTTTTCTGACCTCCCAGGCCTCCCATGTTGAGGGCTGGCCTGAACCGGCCCTTCAGAGAGAACTCAATTGGGCAGGGGAGCGGTGGAGGACAGTGACAGAGGTCAGCTGTCCCAGGGAGGACATCACGGCCCGCTGGCCCACTGAGACCGCGGGAAGCAGACGAGGTTATTTCCGCACAAAACCCCGAGCAGCAGTCTCTTTCTAGACTGTGAGGATTTAGGGCAGGTGGTCGAGAAATGGATGAAAAGGATTTCCTGGAAACAAAAGTCTAGTTGCAGATGTGTTGAATAACAGCTTACATGCAAACGGTCCTAAGTAGGCCAGGCCTGTTCTGAGCGCTTCACATAAATTACTTATTAACCCACCGTGATGTGAAGCGGGTCAGGGAACTGTGGCACGGAAGGGTTAAGTAGCTCGCCCAGGCTCAGCCAGCAACGCCAGAACTGGGGGCCAGGCTGTGGCTGCAGGCGCTGTGGCTGTTTGCTGAAAGGTCTGGTCCCTGCATGATGACCTCAGGCGGCATGGTGGGCCTGGGGTCCTGAGATGGAGTGCCCAGCTTCTGCGTTTCTGGGAGCTCCCGCTTCACATCTGGTGACGTGACCCTGGGGTGTCTGGACCACATCTGGAGTAGCCAGGCCCTACTACTGGCCTCATGATGGCTCTACCAGAGGGCTCAGTGGCCAGGCCCGTGGTGGAAGGGGCGCCCTCTCGCCTGAGTTTTGCAAAGAAAGCTTGACTCTGGCCCCGACTGGAGGCTCGCCCCCACATGCACGAGCTAAGGGAGCCCGCCAGCCAAGAGGCTGATGGAGCTGGGGAGAAGGCATGAGAACAGGGGTCGGAGGTGCTGGGTTTGATGGTGAGGTGTCTGGGCTGGCGGGGCAGGGCGAGCAGTCGGCGTGCCTGCGGGCCGCAGCGTCCGGGCTGACCGCGGAGCCTCCCTGCAGGCCGGGCAGTACACCTCCGTCTTCTTGGACAATGCCAGTGGCTCCGCCCTCACGGTGCGCAGCGGCTCCCACTTCAGCGCCGTCCTCCTCGGTGTGTGAGCGCCATGCCTGAGTGTGAACAACCCCGGGGGCACTGTCGGAGTGGCAGAGGCCGTGGGCAGGAGGGAGCCCGCCagactgcccaccctggccaccGCAGCTGAAGCCAGAGACGCCACGACAGGCAGCCAGCGGAGGCCACACGCACACTGGCGGTCCCGGAACTCCGGGTGATCCCGGGACGCCGTCTTTTCCAGGGAGGGGTTTCAGCATGCCCAGGTGCGGGCGTTTTTGTCCgtgcccctccctccccctctgctGTAGACGTGGACTCCTCCTGGGCAGCTTGCTCCGTGGCTGAGGTCCGGCCGCACCTTTCCCATCTTCCCTAGGGCTCTCGTGGGCTGCCCACTGGGCATGCCGAGGGGAGAGGCCGCCCAGCCTGCCTGGTGCCCACCTGCCCCTCTCCCAGCTGCGCCTTTGGCTGCCATGGACCTCAGGGCACTGCTTGGCCTGCAGGGACCACAGGGCCCGAGCCTGTCCTTGTGGCCTCTGGGCACAGCAGCCTTGGGCACCAGGGACATGGGATAGGGGCTGCCGGAGACAGTGAGTCCAGAGCTGTTCTCACGTGTGTGTGCGAGTCCACACTCATGAGCTCACCTGGCCTTCCCACCATCCCCTCCGTTGCAAACCCCCTCCCAGACGAGGTAGTCTTGCCTGTCCCCTTGAGGCCCTGGCACGCTGCTCGGGCCCACCTGCCAGATGAGAGAGCTGGAATGTCCCTGCAGATTAGGGGCGGCCAGGCCCTGTGCCCTCATCTGGATGGGTGAAGCTGTGGCCCCGCAGGCTGACAGCTCTGGGTGCCCAGTCACCACGGTCCAGCCCCGCTGGGTCCATCCAGCTCTGGGCTCTTCAGAGTGTCTTCCCCACTCGGGTGGCACTGTGGCCCCAAGTTCAGATGGGCGTTGTGGGCAGGCTGGGGAACAAGTGCCTGCTGCAGTGGTGATGGGATTCGGGGTGGGGGGATGGCGGCTATTCCCGTGGACAGATGGTGTCTGAGAGTTCCTGCCATTTCTTGATGCAGGGCCCCTTTGGCCTGCTGAAGAAGTtaccccacccccattcctgcATGGAAAGAAAACAGGCCATAGGAACACCGGTACCACAGGAGCTCCTGGGGGCCAAGATGGTCTGGCAAGGGTGCCTCCAGGCCTGGGAGAGGCAGGGGCGACGACTGCAGTCACCCTGCTCCTTGACTTTCTAGCTGGCCTGGGGTGAGCAGGTGACTGGTCCCCAGGAGCCCTCAGCTTCCACCCCACAGTCTGACTAACGGGAGCCCCAGGCACCATGTGCACAGACCGACCGCTGGGTGCCCTTTGGGGGGCTGGGCACAGTTCTCAGTAGGACTCGCCCCCACCCTACCAGGAAGCGCCAGCCGGCTGGCGTCCTGCCTGCCCACCCCCGCTCCTAGATAAGGGTGGCACGGCCACGCCCTCTCCTGCACTTCTCTGTACCCAGCAGGCACAGATACTTTAGAAGAGCTTTCACCCTGGGGAGACGCACGGTCCTTTTTCTCAATATAAGTGTGTTATGCAGCAATTAATTGAAGTATTTATTGTATAACGTTGTCAGGtggaatatatttatgtataaaaactGCCTGTTTGAGTATTTTTTTATGTGGTTATACAAAGTTACAGAAGCAAAGGGCCGACCTTAAAAATACAGAATCGGAGTCCTTTAGGCCAGGCTCCTGAGGACAAGGGGCGTTCTCCAGGGGTTGGAGGGGGAGCGTGGGTttggccagggaagccccacgccAAGCCTCTCCCCACTCCAGGAAGCGGCACTCTGGGAATTAGGGACACGTGCTCACAGACTGGTGCCTTGTCGGCTGTAAGAAAACGTTTGGCTGAGCAACTTGCGCGGTTTCCCATGTCTGAGACGCCGAGGCTCTCTCCTCCTGTGATGGCACACTGCCTCCGCAAAGAGGGAGCCTGGCTGTCCGCGCTGGGAAGGGGTATGCTGGAAGCATTCCCGAGGTACTTGCAGCAGGGAGGCCAGTCCTTCTAACGGAGCTGACGAAGTGATAAGGCCTGTGTGCAGGCTGGGCGAGGCCCACAAAGATGACAGAACAGCTTCAAAAGCCCGTCTTCAGAATCTTACATCATCCCGAGGCCAGCATTCACACAGAAAGACCTGAAAGCCGTCTCACTACGGAGCTTTACCAGCAATACCAGTGTCCTGCTCTCTGTGTGAAGAAGGGCGTGAAAAGAATTTTCGAGTTTGTTTTCCTGGGGAGGCTCATCACACGATTTTAGCATCTTGGACAGAAGTGTTGCTGTGAAGCCTGACTTAagcccagcccagagcccagTACGCGCGCCCCTGAGCCAGGAGGCCGGGCCTCAGGCCACACGGGGCCGCAGTGGGACTGCCCAGCCCTGGAGACGTGCGCGTTCCACACCTGGGCATCCAGCAGCAGTCTGGCATCACAGGACCGGAAATGAGCGGCACTCGGGTGTTTTGGAGGGCCCAGTGGGGCACTGCTCAGCTATCAGCCTGACCTCCTGGCTGAGCCTGGGCTCACGCCGCCTTAACACTTTGTCACCTTATTTTCGTCTGCAGAGATGGAAGCAGCCAGCTCCTCCAGCAGCCCTGGGTTCTGGCGCTGGCCTGTCGAAGCCAGTCACCGCCTCACACTCCCCTCTGTGAAACGCCGCTTCCCCAGCCAGTTATTGGGGGGCGGCAGCGCGGGAAAGGTGCCCTGAACTACGAAGTCCTGCGCGGTGAGCAGCTGACGGCCACGGCTACTGGCCAGTCCAAGAGGCCCGCAACGCTTTTCACAAGAAAGACCCGAAACACGTTCAAGAGCACATACCACCCCGGAAGGCCAAGGTGTGGCTCAAATGTAATAACTAGAAGTCTAGAAAAAACACCTTTATTTACAGCCATGAGCATCCCACAGGAGTACACGAAACACATAATGTGCACAACACAAAAAACGAACCTCGGAGTCAAGGCCGCGCCGCCGCGCCCGCCTCAGAGCCCTATCCGCACCACCATCACGGTGACGTTGTCCGCCGAGCCCCGCTGCACCGCCTTGTTGGCCAGCCTGTTGCAGGCGGCTTCGTAGCGGGCATCCACAGTGGGCTTCCCTTCCCGCCTTTGGATCTTCTCGTCCTACAGGGTGGGAAAGGGGTGCTGGTGAACAGGGACCCCGCGCCCCACCGCTCCTGAGATGCCCCCCCACAAGGGACGACTGCTCCCAGTCCCCGTGGCGGGGGCATGGGAGAAACTGAGCGGTGAGTGCCCTGGATGGAGGTCCCACTCCCCTCTGGGGACATGGGAGGTAGGGGGCCTGGAACTGCACGGGGACACGGGGGGAAGGGGCCCGGGGCTGCACGGGGACACGGGGCGAAGGGGCCCGGGGCTGCACGGGGACACGGGGCGAAGGGGCCCGGGGCTGCACGGGGACACGGGGGGAAGGGGCCCGGGGCTGCACGGGGACACGGGGGGAAGGGGCCCGGGGCTGCACGGGGACACGGGGGGAAGGGGCCCCGGGCTGCACAGGGACAAGGCGGGAAGGGGGCCCAGGACTTCTCTGAAGCCCAAGGGCAGCCGGAACAACAGGCACCCACTCCTTCTGAGAGTGCTCACCTCCAGGCAGGACAAGATGAAGTTCACGGCTTCTTCTGGGGTAAAGACCTTGAAGAGGCCATCACAGGCCAGCAAAATAAACCTACAACATGGAGAAAAACATAAATGGGTTTTAGCAGCAAACTTTACAAAATAGCCTGGCAATGGAGGTAAAATATATTTAGCCAACTAGTCAAAAcctaaacattttaaaaccaaTTTAACGTCTACAAGATCAAGGTTAAAGCTACTTAAAAATATCTTGAGTGAGACGGTACACATCAGAGCTGAGACTGCACTGTTCACCTAAGCTACGGATGAACCCAATCCCAGCTTCTCAGACAAACTCCAGGAAGATCACCGAGGAGATCTATCAGGTGGTACGATAAATACACGGTAAGTGTCAGGCACCGCAGGCCTCAATCCGTTCCCCAAACTGGACGGATGCTTGGACTTCAGGAACGTCAAGTGCTCACTGCCTACGTGAAGGGAGGACAGCCACCCACTTTCACTGCTGGAGAAGAGGCCTCCGTCCCTTTCAAAGTCCCCCCAGACTTCCCAAGGGGAGTCTCTCTGACagggatggagagggtgggacagtTCCAGTTCTCCTGCTCGTCTCTTTCCCCGTTTTAACACCCGCATCCTGGTTTTCCTCCTCTGACTGGGCACTCACTCAGCGAGCATTTGCAGGTACGTGGTTTGTGCCTGGGGCCTGTGAGGGCCCGCCAGCCCCTTCCGCGGAGGTGAAAGACCCCGGAGGGGGGCTCTGCTCTGCTGCACAGCAGGGACAACACGGGGCCTGCTCTCATGTGGCAACAAGACTCTCCTGAGGCGTCAGCTGGGGAGCTGGAGGAGCGGGTGGAAACGTGCTCTGAGGCAGGCACGGAGGGTGTGGAAAGGCACCCCCAGCAGCACTGGCCTCCCGGGCCCTCGCTGCCACCTCAGTGCCCACACCCTCGACGCATGCCCCTGGACCCCATGGGCCCCGTCCTTCTCCCGCCAGGCACAGGGCCTTATTCTCAAGTAGCTCAGAAACAGGTGGACAAGAGGTATCTTTCTTCAAACTACTTCAGCTCCGCTTAAAAACCTCCCACGATTCTCCCATTATGAGCTAAAACCCAGACTGCTCAGCAGAGAACCCAGACCTCTGCAACCTGCCCTCGAGTGCCTGCCACCGTTTCCTgacacccccccccgccccgtccTGTGGCATCGGCTGGCCACACCTTCACCTCATCCCACTTCACCACCCTGGGCTCTGTTCCCTGCGGGAAAGCCCTGCTTTCTCCAACATGCATGTCTCCCTCCTGCCAAGGCCAAAGGCTCCCGGAGCACTGGCACTCCTAAGACACACGGGACTGGACACGCCTGTTCACGTGTGGTCAGACTGGACCCACGAGAGCAGAATGGGATTTTATTTATCCCTGCACCTGGAGGGCCCAGCATGATGCCTAAGACATGGCCGGCCGCCCACTCGCCACCCCAGGTTCAGTACGCGAACTGGAAGAAGTCAGCAGAGAAACAAGGGAGGCGGCCGCCCCGTGCCCCGCGCCAAGCCTACCTGTCGTTGGGGGTCAGCTGGCAGCGTCTGATGTCCGGCACCGAAGTGACCCCGCAGCGCTTGTACTGCCCGTCCCCGATGGAGCGGGACACCTCCAGCACACCCAGGACACGCCCGTCCCTGCAGCGGGGGGAGGCACATCAGACTCTACCTGAGGCCAGGCTCCCAGGGCCCAGACTCTGGCCTCAAAAGCAGAGGAGTGGGACAGGGTGAGACGCGACCTGTGGCATCCACGTCCCTCAGCTGCCAGTGACACACAGCACCGCACCACTGGGCGGAGCCTCCCTCTCCCGGGTCATTACCGGCCTGCTGCCCCACACACGGGTGGCACCAGCGCCCCTCAACCTGGCTCGTGGCCGTGCCAGGCCTAGCCCCACTGGTCTGCCCAAAGCCCAGAGTCAAGCCTGACTGGGACTGGACCTGGCtttgtctctgttttgtttttaccttaaagccaccatgggcttccctgatagctcagttggtaaagaatccgcctgcaatgcaggagaccccggtttgatttgagaagggataggctacccactccagtattcctgggcttccctgctggctcagctggtaaagaatccgcctgcaatgtgggagacctgggttcgatccctgggttggaaagatctggagaagggaaaggctacccactccagtattcctgggcttccctgctggctcagctggtaaaaaaaatccgcctgcaatgtgggagacctgggttcgatccctgggttgggaagatctcctggagaagggaaaggctacccactccagtattcctgggcttccctggtggctcagctggtaaaaaatccgcctgcaatgtgggagacctgggttcgatccttgggttggaaagatcccctggagaagggaaaggctacccactccagtattctggcctggagaattccgtggactgtatagtccatggggttgcaaggagttggacacaactgagtgactttcactttctttcactttcaagccacCAGGGTTACAAACAGCTGGGATAGAGGGATATTTTGCATTTCACTCTAATTAGATTTGGAAAATACCTGAAAGTGACTATCCTCTGATTCAGAAGCAAGTGTTCTTTACCTTGGGTATGAACATGCTTTAATGACTTAAATACAAACAGGAGAACTCTGGACAGAATTACACCTTTGCTCATTCTGCTTCCAGGAGAGGGAAAGGTGACTGCAGGGCCTAGGACAGCTGGTCCTGTCAGCAGGGAGAGCAGCCCCATGCCTGCCGCTCCCAAGGACAATCCTGGTGG
Coding sequences within:
- the ERFE gene encoding erythroferrone isoform X2: MAPSRCPARALLLAYASLLAAAVGLGSPEPGAPSESRAREETPPGNELPAGPAARPPEPPVERAHGLSDPRDAWMLFVRQSDKGINSKRGGRGKAKKPKLGLPGPPGPPGPQGPPGPITPPEVLLKEFQLLLKGAVRTRECAEPEPGPRVPAAVPAARPEDDEEAAAGGAGVLALLAAPLAPGPRAQRVEAAFHCRLRRDASVERRALHELGLYYVPDAEGAFRRGPGLNLTSGQYTAPVAGFYALAATLHVALAEAPRRGPLRPRDRLRLLICLESRCQHHASLEAVVGLEGSSELFTISVNGVLYLQAGQYTSVFLDNASGSALTVRSGSHFSAVLLGV
- the ERFE gene encoding erythroferrone isoform X1, encoding MPRVFPCRIQAEERLFPRDCPPRPGGRARGWGCAGLGASTVDSDGGPGGWRPALCSDLLPSIRSAWPAALSGRQNNPLAAVFQEPPVERAHGLSDPRDAWMLFVRQSDKGINSKRGGRGKAKKPKLGLPGPPGPPGPQGPPGPITPPEVLLKEFQLLLKGAVRTRECAEPEPGPRVPAAVPAARPEDDEEAAAGGAGVLALLAAPLAPGPRAQRVEAAFHCRLRRDASVERRALHELGLYYVPDAEGAFRRGPGLNLTSGQYTAPVAGFYALAATLHVALAEAPRRGPLRPRDRLRLLICLESRCQHHASLEAVVGLEGSSELFTISVNGVLYLQAGQYTSVFLDNASGSALTVRSGSHFSAVLLGV